The Halichoerus grypus chromosome 9, mHalGry1.hap1.1, whole genome shotgun sequence genome has a window encoding:
- the FOXF2 gene encoding forkhead box protein F2: MTTEGGPPPPPPRPPPAPLRRACSPAPGALQAALMSPPPAAAALETTSSSSSSSASCASSSSSSSNSASASSAACKSAGGGGGAGAGSGGAKKASSGLRRPEKPPYSYIALIVMAIQSSPSKRLTLSEIYQFLQARFPFFRGAYQGWKNSVRHNLSLNECFIKLPKGLGRPGKGHYWTIDPASEFMFEEGSFRRRPRGFRRKCQALKPMYHRVVSGLGFGASLLPQGFDFQAPPSAPLGCHGQGGYGGLDMMPAGYDASTGAPGHAHPHHHHHHHVPHMSPNPGSTYMASCPVPAGPGGVGAAGGGGGGDYGPDSSSSPVPSSPAMASAIECHSPYTSPAAHWSSPGASPYLKQPPSLTPSSNPAASAGLHSSMSSYSLEQSYLHQNAREDLSVGLPRYQHHSTPVCDRKDFVLNFNGISSFHPSASGPYYHHHHHQSVCQDIKPCVM, translated from the exons ATGACCACCGAGGgcgggccgccgccgcccccgccgcgcccgccgccAGCCCCGCTCCGCCGCGCGTGCAGCCCGGCCCCCGGCGCACTCCAGGCCGCCTTGATgagcccgccgcccgccgccgccgccctggAGACCACCTCGTCGTCGTCGTCTTCCTCCGCCTCCTGtgcctcctcgtcctcctcctcctccaactcGGCCAGCGCCTCCTCGGCCGCCTGCAAgagcgcgggcggcggcggcggcgcgggcgccGGGAGCGGGGGCGCCAAGAAGGCGAGCTCGGGGCTGCGGCGGCCGGAGAAGCCACCCTACTCGTACATTGCGCTCATCGTCATGGCCATACAGAGCTCGCCCAGCAAGCGCCTGACGCTCAGCGAGATCTACCAGTTCCTGCAGGCGCGCTTCCCCTTCTTCCGCGGCGCCTACCAGGGCTGGAAGAACTCCGTGCGCCACAACCTCTCGCTCAAcgagtgtttcatcaagctgccCAAGGGCCTCGGGCGACCCGGCAAGGGTCACTACTGGACCATCGACCCGGCCAGTGAGTTCATGTTCGAGGAGGGCTCGTTCCGCCGCCGGCCGCGCGGCTTCAGGCGGAAATGCCAGGCGCTCAAGCCCATGTACCACCGCGTAGTGAGCGGCTTGGGCTTCGGCGCCTCGCTGCTGCCACAGGGCTTCGACTTCCAGGCGCCCCCATCGGCGCCGCTCGGTTGCCACGGGCAGGGCGGCTACGGCGGCCTTGACATGATGCCCGCGGGCTACGACGCCAGCACCGGCGCCCCGGGCCACGCGCATCcgcaccaccaccatcaccaccacgtCCCGCATATGTCGCCCAACCCGGGCTCCACCTACATGGCCAGTTGCCCCGTGCCCGCCGGGCCTGGGGGTGTCGGCGCGGCTGGGGGCGGCGGCGGAGGGGACTACGGCCCGGACAGCAGCAGCAGCCCAGTGCCCTCGTCCCCAGCCATGGCGAGCGCCATCGAGTGCCACTCTCCCTACACGAGCCCCGCGGCGCACTGGAGCTCGCCCGGCGCCTCGCCTTACCTCAAGCAGCCGCCCTCCCTGACGCCAAGCAGCAACCCCGCGGCCTCGGCAGGCCTGCATTCGAGCATGTCCTCCTACTCGCTGGAGCAGAGCTACCTGCACCAGAACGCCCGCGAGGACCTCTCAG tgGGACTGCCTCGATACCAGCATCACTCTACCCCGGTGTGTGACAGAAAAGATTTTGTCCTCAACTTTAATGgcatttcttctttccatccctCTGCAAGCGGACCatattatcaccatcaccaccaccagagTGTCTGCCAGGATATTAAGCCCTGTGTCAtgtga